The segment AATACTCCTCCTCCTCTGGAAATTTGCTGAgtatttttgacgtttggataaaAACGGAATAtcagaaaaactatttttttggcTCTAGGTAAAAGCAAAAGGTTTAATAAAGGTTTGCTCTGTCACAAGCAAGAGGATTTAGTAATGAGAGCATGTGGTTTCTCTCTGCTCTCCTAGTTACCGGCAAAAAATGCGCAAAACTCATGTTGTATGcgggaaaaatatttctctatCTCTTCGTTGCAAAGATGAGTAAAATAAAGCGTCGTTCTTAATTAGAACTTAGTTTATGTCAATTATATGCAAATTTTGCTTCTAAACAACGTCCTTATGTTGGCTGTGATGACATGGCGTCATGTCACCATCTTGGTAAACTATCTTTACACTGAGAAGAATCCTATGGTATCTGTGACCTGACTCTCGTGGTTGTATTAACTATTTGCAAATATAACAGAAACGACCATGACAATGGTAATACTAAACTTTTGTATCATAATAAATACTACTAAAGTCGATTGTCGCttaaccaacgacacgactagacactggcattccaaaactgtatcgcaaatctgactacccctcagtgactcaggtaactggtactgtcaaatttaaaatttcctgAGAAAATGCGTGAAACTAGCAACACTTTGGAatctattatttatttcaaatagTTACCGTTGCATTCCCTGGTTACGAAGGGAAAATAGTGACAACAAAACAAACCCAAAACTAGAGAGTGTGAAAACGGTGAATAACTCGGCAGTAAATGGTGGTGAATCTAGATAGTTCGGCACACTGCCGGATCCAACTGACAGCAGAATGGATTTCGAGTCAGTTGAATTGATTTGAAAACCCGCAACATCCACTGAACAACCTCAACAAATCTAGATCCATATTACAGCAACGGGGCGAAAATTATCATTAACACGGCGCAGTAACTGGATGTCAAGCCAATCCAGAAGGAACCAATCAAATACAAAATCCTGCGATTCCAATCCTCGTAGTGGGGCAGTGCAAGCCAAATACACAACTGGTAATGCCAACTTCAACAACCATAACGATCTCGTCGCCTGAATATCGCTGCACACTGTGCAAGAAACTGATAGCCTTTGCTTCCCTGTTGCAGCAACAAAATGCTCTGGAAAACCAAAATTCTGTTAAACAGGCAGCTGAAATCAAGATAGTCGATCACGATGACCACCTCTTCATGCACATCATATTGAAACGTCGTGTGAGCCTGATGTAATTCGAATCGAGTCAACATgccccatagaaaatttgacagtcATAAATTTCCTAGTCGACCGACGAAATCGGGTGCTTCGAGGTCGACAGATTCATTAACCGACTAAGTTGGATTTCGTCGGTGAAGAATTTTCGTCATCATATTAATCGCCAGATTTAATCTAAACCAACTAATCGATCGatttaattggttgaaatagaccgatttcaacagatttcgtcGGACATATTTAGTCGGTTGTCTTGTCGGTAGATGTCCTTGTTAAACCCCCATAAGAGTCGGTGCAACAatcgaccgattaattggtTGAATTGTCGGCCGATTAGGCGGAGGCAAGCCGATTTAGTCGGTGGGAAATTCGGGAGGATTTTCTACAAAGCGCCACCCCAATACCGAACCCAGCATATCAACCACCAGCAATATCCACAACATCAACAGACACGAAGCCAACGTAATATACCGATCGATGAAGCTCTATGGTATTTATCTGCAAACGATTAATGTAAGCCCTATTCAATCCCACTCCTGCAGCGTGTGCTCTCTGACATTCCTGAATGAGAAACTGTGCTCAACTCATGAAGATGTACTAGTGTGTGACTGATGGTTCCCCGGCGCCGTTGATGTCGAACGATTAGGGGTATGACCATCTCCACCAGTAAGAAAATGGTAGGCAGTTCCTGTACAGAATGCTGCTTGCCCTGTGCTGCAGTCCCGGAATGACATTCAAAGGTATATTCGAGACAATTCATTCTGAATATGGCAAAAATACGATCATCGCCAGCCAGCGCCTAGGATAACGTCACTGATAATATAACTTACAGCGTTACGTGGAGGCCAGCGGAGACAGATGTACGTACAGTACAGGAAACTGACCATAGTGACACCCGGACGACGCTCTACCACTGCAAAAAACAGTAACAACATCTAATTCATTAAAATTTACCTTAATTACTATAAAATCAGAAACTGAAATAAAGGCAGCCCTCGacgatttttctatttttattgaTTCATTATAAATATAATTGATCAATTTTTCGGCATGAACACCATTTCGAATAACTCAAAGTTATCTAGGGTAGACGTGCccctattcatctcattagtcacgatgtcaaactatttcgctaataactcggcttacactgattggattgcacttaaataggtatcaacatctttgcttcgttcttaagaagcagatcaataaaaaaaactggcttggaaaatgtaaaatacccGCGctagagcgaagcgaaaagtcgagtacaacgcacccttattcatcccacCATTTGAACTAATGCCataaatagagatagcagacactgctctaactaatgggTTTAAATGGAtcggatgaatagaggtgctaagatgaattagggcacagtaaccctatatgctaaatttatatttaattgGAACATGGTACATACGTGTTTTGAAATTTGGTCCAAAATTtgtttcaactgtttttttaaattatcgcaGCTTCAGAATAAACCGAAACTTGCAGTAATTTTATCTAAAATGAAGCTTTCTAcaccaattctcgacaaacatatgattaaagCGTTATAGCCAACTGTAAAAATTCGTTCTGAGTGGAAATTCtgaacaaaccgttactcgcaaatcacagatgttggtagtaaacaatagtgaaaagttttctttttcattgaCTGCTGTGTGCGCTTtaacgccgtaatcatatgtttgccgAGAATTTAACTTTGAATCAATTtggatttgtatttgtattcgtATGTTTATTTGAGACAATAGCCTGTTTGCGCATTTGCCTTATATCAGGCCAAagaaatattaatttattttttatccgTGTACGCGTGTACAATGTGTAGATTGTTGGTTGATATTCGGAACCAGAATTTTCCTGCCTAAACACATTGCTTTGCTTCCTAACTAATAAGACAAAGCTCTCTGACCCACCACATAACAGTGGATTTAGCGTTAGTTCGGGTGATTTAAAGTCAATGTTAAGTTGTTTCAGCTAGCCATTAGCTGCAGGATGTTCTATTGCTGGAAGTAAGCGGATACCctgtcaaaccattcggaatttgattcgaaatcctgaatggaaccagtatggattccagctcaaatgcaacaaccgattgagtcggaatcggttgttgcatttgagttggaaaccatgctgactccattcagaaatccgaaccggttccggaatgagtttaactgggtaatatgttGCAGCTTGAAACCGTGTTCTCCGGCACACTAATTTCATCGGTCACTTCAGAACTAACTCGCCTAAAAGAAGAAGGTAACAAACGGTGCACTCtgcagaaaaaaattatcaaagaaGTATACTCATTTCTGCTCTTATCATCGTCATCGGAGGAGATCGTTTTCTTTCAGAAAATTGGCCATGCTAATGGTGCCCCCACTCCGCAGCCCGAGAACAATGATCATAACTGAATAGTTCGAACGGGTGACGTTCCGGATAGTGATAGCCTTACAATCGAACAACCTTATCCCTTCTAGCAAAAATAACTAGCTCGCCGGTCATAGTCTGCTCAATCGCAATTTTTGGCTCAAATTTTGTCCTTTCTGCTTCCAGTACTACCACAGAGCGGGTGATCCATTTGACGGGCAGAGGAAAGTACTTCATACTCGGTATAGGTCGACGAAACACATCCAGCACTACAATATCACACGAACCTGCATATCTGATTCTACAATTGACATCCACAAGGGCGAAAAGTGGAATCTACGCTATCTACTTGATGATGATACGCAAAGCAAAATCCACATTTTCACCACGCAATtccacaaaataatttttctagTGAGAAAATTTGTGTTGATGTTATAAACAGAAGATGGTTGCTATGTTGTTATGTATCCTAAAAATCAAAAGGTGTTGCTGgagaaattatttatttgttggCATCGAGGGGCAACTCAATGCAATGGTAACTGGTGGTAAATTACTCGGGCACTTTTTCTTCAAGATATTACATtgagtgtctagtcgtgtcgttggcttAACCATGCTGTTGTTATTTATGACAATTCGAACATGCTCACTCCAACAATATCTATCATCAAAAGACTGACAATGGAATAGTCAGGATCACTagtaaaataaaagtaaaaatgaaaatatgtacatggtaaacatctttaaaatcaCCAGTGTCATTGTTATAACTCCTTTTCGTTTGATTGTTCTCTGCACAATATAGTAAGAAGTCGTGAACACTAAATTTATAGTTATTATATGAATGAAAAGATTGAATTAACTATATACACCATTTATATGGACGTGAGATCTGTTGTAAATACCTTTTGCGTATAGTGATTTTCAGCTGAAAATGAGTTGTACTACTAACAACCATAAAACTAGTCAATGTTTGCGTTCAGATTCAGATTGTATTCCAACACGATGCGGCCATTGCAGTGAAAATTGTGTACACAAAATACAAGCGTATTTTTGgtgtacttttaatttttttttacgattgCAATAAGATCTCTGTGATATTACGGTAAGTCGATGGTTTCATAAGCCGAGTTCCAATCAGGAAAGATATTTAGTGGCTAAATATGAGCTTAGCACTAGCATTACAAATGGTCTGTACCAAGGTCTGTACACTAAGAATCGGCTTCTGAGTCCGAGGAAATAGAAGATAATATTCTTCAATGGATTGTAGGACTAAGTGTTTGCTTCGCTAAATACAAAATATTGTACAATGTGAGTAAATactttaatttaaattaataacAACGtcttaatttcaaaatttttgtttctttcAGCTAAGCGTAAAGGCAGAAATAGAAGACTAAGATGTGTATGTCATCAATAAACTAAGAGACCCGCGAGAAATTTCCAAAAGCTAGATTAGCTGAAACTGGCTCAAATACATCTTTACCATTTATCTAATTATATTTGCgtgtcattttcaaaacaacgatattaagcaaaaaatgttaaaatcccAATGTTGTAGTTATTCCAAACAAGCCTTGGCCAAGATGCCTATGCTTATTGTTATGCCAAGCATTTCACTCATAATGGTCATTCCTCCAACAGAGTGTTCAATTTTACTATTATGCATAATGCATGGTAAAATATTCCATTCTCCTAGTTTAGTTATAACAAACAGTTCGAGGTCAAAATAACTATGCGTATTGTTATACCGAGCATTCCACTTATAATGTTCATGCTTACAATAGAATGTTCAATAATACTATTATGGTCCAAAGCTCTTGTATAGTAATCTTGAACATGGATATGGTTCAAGTGACCTGATGCTATTGTCGGTTAAAAACAACTATACTCACAAAGTCGAATTAACCTCCTCATATAGTAAATGTTACCATATAATTTTCTTAGTGTATGCGCAAGGTCATatattaaaactgttatacaacACTTGCACTTTTCATATTTTAACTATATTCGGCAGCACTTTCAACGATGTGGCGACCTTACAACCCCGTCTGTCAAACCATTTAACGCACACATCCACAAATCACTCGTTTGACGATCGGCTTCGGCTTTTTTGTTTGCTTCCTCTCTCACTCCGTCGTGTCACTTTTTTGTGTAACAAAGCTATTTGCTGCAGTGAACTTTTGCTAAAATTTCAGGATAATACGCAATTGTTTGGGTATTTTTTAGttgaaaaatgaacattagtGTAAAAGGTGTCAAGTGAAAgtaaaggttttttttaaatagagtGGATTTAGCGGTAATAAaacgattgaaatattttctCTCGGCAGCCATTTTCTTCTGAAGCTCTTGCTATGCTTTCTACCAGCATATGCAGGGGTTGACTGTCTATCAAAATAACCagagaacgaaaaaaaattgtgcaacCTCGTGAAAAGTTTTAGTGGCAATAGTAAGATGGCGAGTCCTTCGCCGGTAAATAGTCCGATGCCTCCTCCGCAGGCACCGAGCCCAATGGGACCACCGTCACAGAGTCCGGCCCCTTCCCCGTCGCCGCATAGCCCCTATCAGCCTCCACCGGGACCGCCACAAGGTCCACCTCATATGGGCCAAGGTCCACAACATTCGCACGGACCTCCAGGACCACCGCAAGGTGGACAAGGAGGTCATATGCCAATGCAAGGCCCACCCCCGCAACATGGGCCGCAACCTCCTAACCATCATGGACCGCCTCCACAACATGGTCCTCCCCATATGAACGGACCTCCGCCACCACAAGGTCCAGGAGGTCCCCAAGGGCCACCCCCGCCGCACCATATGCAAGGACCTGGTGGACCAGGAGTACCACCAGGACCCCCGCCTCAGCACATGCAGCAGCATCCACCCGGCCCTCCACATCCGCAAATGGGACAACATTCGGGTCCACCACCTTCACAGCCCCATCCAGGGATGCCACCACATCAGGGCCCTCCAATGCCTCCAGGAATGGTACCCGGAGGATACCCACCCCATTCAATGCAACCCAATTCGGTGAGTGTTTCTTTTTATTCTAAACCCCATTCGGGATAAAATGTCAAGCAGCTATGTATCAATATTCTTTAATCTGAATTCAGTTGTAATATGTTATATGAATGAGAAAAGtttattgcttttgttttacgtCCTCTTCCACTCGAAGAACAATCTCCAGCACACGCTGGGCTAACTTTTCACTGCTGGCTGCGATAATGTCCGGCTTGAGGATGTCGTACTGGCCACCGTTAATATGCGTCACGACGCCTCCTGCCTCCCGTACCAGCAGTGCTCCGGCTGCGATGTCCCATGGTTTAAGATGCTCTATGCTGTAACAATCGATATTGCCGCTAGCGACATAGGCCAATGTGAGAGCGGCCGAACCGAATGCTCGCAGTCCAGTGCACTCTTTAATGAACTCGATTCCACGGCCGAATATGTAAGGACGGGCGGCTAGATAGCTTGCGATGGAAAATTCATGACCTACCAGGGCGCTTTTCAACTAGAAGGAGaagttttgaaattatttttgtcgTTCTTGTGGCATCCAAAAATTTTAAGCTTACCTCTTCGATACCGCTAGTGTGAATTTGTTTGCCATTCAAGAACGCACCTTTCCCTTTGACCGCGGTGTAAAACTCATCCAGACAAGGATTTGATATAATTCCAATCTTCAAATCACCGTCCACTACTAGCGCCACCGAAATAGCAATGAACTTTACACCCCGCACAAAATTATTCGTCCCGTCGATGGGATCAATAATCCACGTTGGTCTTTTGTCTAGCGGCTCCTTCTGGTTTGCATCACTTGCAGACTCCTCACCCAGCATCCGATGAGATGGGAAGCGTTCCAACAGTCCCTTAATAAGGACATCCTCCACCCGCCGGTCGTACTCGGTCACTATATCCCAGTGACGGCCCTTGGTTTCGACATGTTTCAGCGAGTTCTGGAAACCCTCCAGCACGATGGGACCGCACTGTTTGGTTAACTTCACCGCCAACTGGAATGCTTCCTCGATTTCCTGATCGTTCATTGCAATAGTCGTTTGCTTACTATACTACGCTAGGAACGATGTTGGCGATCTAGGGGTTTAGGTGTAAATTCTCGCACTGATAAGAGATTCCAGGTGAAGGCATTAAAGTGTTGATTGGCAGTGCTTTGTTTGACCTAGATAAGACAATGACTGCGAGTTTCTCGAGTTAACACTGTCACAACTGGTACCCGTTAGTGTGAATTTTGTGTTGACCTAAACGGAACGACAAACTGATTAAATTAATTAAGTTGATCTGCAAGTAGCAACTCCAATTTACAATGTTCAGACGTCAGCCAGCCAAagtgaaaaatgacattttcagCAGATTGAGCATTACATTTTTACGAAAAGAGCAAGAGAGAGGAACCCTATGCACTCTGAGAATAAATCGCTGAGAGAACACAGAAAGCGGTGGAAGCATCCCTTTGAGTTTCGACTGTTGcgattgaaactttttttttgtgaagTCGTACCGTTATCTTCTCCACAGATAACGTAAACAAGACTGGCTCCGAGTTAGGCACAGTAGCGTGTTGGCGATGGAAATGTGCGTTTTCAAGGAATAAATTTCCATACTATTTATCGAAATGGAAGGAGGAAATTAGTAATTCAGTGGTTTTCTAGTTTATCTCATCAGTTCATATTATACAATAATGATTATTGTTGAAGTCTTgttcatggatattttattaattgattattcaaGTGTTATGAAATCGAATGATTCATAATAAAGAACAGAAGAGTGCTTGGTAGTTACTTTTTTGCTGAATCCGGCAAATTaggcgtgtgtgtgtgtgaatccgaataaaaatattaacaaaataATAGACATTAAATGATTTTCACTTTTGTAACGTCATTTAATTTGCAGTAAAGTTTActatattaacccattcatgcccatgttgtttgtggacaacaacgtttttaaacagttataacttttgtttgaggcAATATTTCTTcacaaaacaagtaaggctaataaatgtgtctATTGACTTTCATTTGATTATAAACAAttgcaaggatcagctctagaactgaagttattgcaattagtctgattggattccgatgtagcagtgctgccagagacagtttatgttgatgacagaaaatgaatttttcatatatctttgttatgttgcaatattttcgaaaactaataaaacttgtcattttagactgtctttgggtACCTTTTCCACACAATAGGACTATTGCAAATATTCTAGAAGGATTGCAttaagcattagaaggtaaaaattgagcagcttctagcactgcaaaggaagcacctatctttatgaaaaaaggcatttcgtgtttcttgatcccactgttttcaaggaaaaatagttttgaaaccataTGCACTAgacaaaagttgggcatgaaagggttaaggagGAACGAACAATGGAACACACAGCgaggaaaaaactgttttttttcgttttcgatttttgtgtCATGCTCTTAAGAGCTTAAGAGCCAACCTTAAGGGCCAAAGTAcccaaggaagagcaaggagttgaaggaagaaagtttagcgTGGAATAGGGTTATATGAGCAAGCGTAGTTTTCCGGCGCCTCAAACCatttgtcttctaccgcaggagtcaggatattttggcatttgaaatgcgaatgcaagaaaaaaaaacttctggtTCTCGGTTCGGTTTTGTTTAACGCGTGCCAACTGTAGATTGCAATCTCAATCCATGCTGCTTCGACACAATTActttcattatttttgtttttcttgtcaaaagTCACATCCACCACTGAATGAGCACTGATCAATTCCTCTATCTGTTCATCCTCTATCACTTCAGCATTTGAATTGCTGGATCACtaaaattctgctaaaaaaataaacagatacAAACCCGTATAAAATCAAAACCTTATTTCCAAACGAACCTATCCAAATATCTGACGTTTTATTCGGTTTGTTACACTATACTGCCTACCCATTACGCCCAGAAGCTTTTTTTCCCTCCCAATTTACTGTGTAAGCGATTTGCTTACCTCCAAATTAAAATGACAGAGCTCAATACCAATGCAGCTTGGTATGATTGTAGAGATATGCGGATACCTATATAGTTTACTACATTTGAGCAGGTAACATTTCAACAACATTAATAACTACAATATTGAAATCAATCCTGCAAAACTATTCATCACTGCCGTCGCTTCCAAAAACTGAAAACATGGCGAACACATCCATTTCCGAGTTTAGTAAAACTAAAAGTCCCCCGCTTAACAAGAAAGCTCTCAGCGCTCACTTGcggaaacaaaatgaataaaaaacatCATTTGCCGTGGTTGGATTAACATGCTTAGAATTATCCGATTTCTATCAGATTTTCCCACtgagaattttttgttaaaaattagataaattaattttttttaaagaaaaactggaTTAATTACATTGGAAGCGTTGgatatgaatgttattttagaCTGTAAAGCTTTATTTGATGTACAGTTACTCTCCAGATCGccaatttaattttcattttcgatcacgtttttctTAGTTGTCAGTTTTGCATCATGGGCGTAGAATGGCAGAGAACCACCAACGCTCTGCGACTAATTAATAATTTCTACATCCCGCTTTTAAGAACTTTAACTGTTAAATTTTGTTGAAAGAATATATTGGCATTCATAATGAGTCTATCTCCAAAATTTCAGATGGATCCCATACTTGGCAATTGGATTAGACAGCTCGCGGATGGTTAGGGTAAATGCAATATTTTGCACCGATAGGGCATTAGGTGTATTTTTTCTGCAAACTGACAACTTCAAATAGTTTGCAAGTTGTTTCTAATTATGTTGGATGGAAAAaagaagataaaaaaaatttcccgattttatcaacttgcccgttttatcaaccaaaatttttcggttggttgataaaaacgggtcattaCTGCAACATTTTATTGTCTGCAACATTGTAGAATAATATAAACTGATTTAAAATCATCTGAGAAAGTTATTAACATTCTATCAGTTTTTAGATTTGCAGATGTTGcaattttattaaaacaaagatgATGGCAAGAGAAAAAAACTTTGAGCTTTAGGTATACTGCCGCTATAcgtataattgtcccatgtgtgcAGGGAATTCCATAACAAATGGGACATTTAAACGTATAGCGGCGGTATATGTTTGATAACTTGGGGCAGATTCCATTCatcaaaatttataaatgtAGGATTTCGCTTGTACTCAAATCGAATTTTATTCCCAAAAGAAACACATTTCACAAAGTCTTAGGGAAAGGTATcaaaaccaagtttcataatttATTTAAAGAAGAAATTTCGGAAACGTTACTTGCAGAACACATATCACAACAGTAAACGAACATGAAAGCATCCCGCTGAACCAT is part of the Topomyia yanbarensis strain Yona2022 unplaced genomic scaffold, ASM3024719v1 HiC_scaffold_95, whole genome shotgun sequence genome and harbors:
- the LOC131696225 gene encoding uncharacterized protein LOC131696225, which translates into the protein MNDQEIEEAFQLAVKLTKQCGPIVLEGFQNSLKHVETKGRHWDIVTEYDRRVEDVLIKGLLERFPSHRMLGEESASDANQKEPLDKRPTWIIDPIDGTNNFVRGVKFIAISVALVVDGDLKIGIISNPCLDEFYTAVKGKGAFLNGKQIHTSGIEELKSALVGHEFSIASYLAARPYIFGRGIEFIKECTGLRAFGSAALTLAYVASGNIDCYSIEHLKPWDIAAGALLVREAGGVVTHINGGQYDILKPDIIAASSEKLAQRVLEIVLRVEEDVKQKQ